The Lacipirellula parvula genome window below encodes:
- a CDS encoding efflux RND transporter periplasmic adaptor subunit has product MPCPAPTSRSVFLAAAATSLALLGCGKADPAATPSAAKMAPLAPKEVEVVAAQLLPWPRTVTVQGALLADEDAVLGSKLAGRVATVSVDLGSIVKKGDPLVTLDRSELDLQVKLAEAQLQQACAAIGITPKEDETRLDFDDAPPVQLEQALVDEAQAAVNRARALVPTRAITGGEYDTLVAQLRAAKARYNSALNSVSTQVALIGVRRTELSLVKQQVIDSQLIAPFDGVVEARRVSPGEYVSMGQPLIALVRAERLRFTAGVPESQARQIKTGQKVEIQIAGVAEPILTAVTRVSPIVTQTSRAVRIEADVPNPDHALQAGLFAKADVIVDAEAQALALPEAAVTRFAGVEKVWVVADGQAAQKSIRTGRQERGRVEILDGLPAGSEVVANAEQGRTGPVTLKAVSGQLSAISQKSEERKASAEEAAAPTNKQSTPPAG; this is encoded by the coding sequence ATGCCCTGCCCCGCCCCGACTTCCCGCTCGGTCTTCCTCGCCGCGGCCGCGACTTCGCTGGCGCTGCTCGGCTGCGGGAAAGCCGACCCCGCCGCCACCCCGTCGGCTGCGAAAATGGCCCCCCTCGCTCCGAAGGAAGTCGAAGTCGTCGCCGCCCAACTCCTTCCTTGGCCGCGGACGGTCACCGTCCAAGGCGCTCTCCTCGCCGACGAAGACGCCGTCCTCGGCTCAAAGCTCGCCGGCCGCGTTGCCACGGTGTCCGTCGACCTCGGTTCAATCGTCAAGAAAGGCGATCCGCTTGTCACGCTCGACCGCAGCGAACTCGACCTGCAGGTGAAACTCGCCGAGGCCCAACTCCAACAGGCGTGCGCCGCGATCGGCATCACGCCGAAGGAAGATGAAACGCGGCTCGACTTCGACGACGCCCCCCCCGTCCAATTGGAACAAGCCCTCGTCGACGAAGCCCAAGCTGCCGTCAACCGCGCCCGCGCATTGGTGCCGACCCGCGCGATCACCGGCGGCGAATACGACACGCTAGTCGCGCAACTTCGCGCCGCGAAGGCCCGTTACAACTCGGCGCTCAATTCGGTCAGCACGCAGGTCGCGCTCATCGGCGTCCGCCGCACCGAGCTCTCGCTCGTCAAACAGCAGGTGATCGACTCGCAGCTGATCGCGCCGTTCGACGGCGTCGTCGAAGCCCGCCGCGTCTCGCCTGGCGAGTATGTGTCGATGGGCCAACCGCTCATCGCGCTCGTCCGCGCCGAACGGCTCCGCTTCACGGCCGGCGTCCCCGAAAGCCAGGCCCGTCAGATCAAAACCGGCCAGAAGGTCGAAATCCAAATCGCCGGCGTTGCTGAACCGATCCTCACCGCAGTGACGCGAGTCAGCCCCATCGTCACGCAAACGAGCCGTGCCGTCCGCATCGAAGCCGACGTTCCCAATCCCGACCACGCCCTGCAAGCCGGCCTGTTCGCCAAGGCCGACGTCATCGTCGACGCCGAGGCGCAAGCCCTCGCCCTGCCCGAGGCGGCGGTCACTCGCTTCGCCGGCGTCGAAAAAGTCTGGGTCGTCGCCGACGGCCAAGCCGCGCAGAAGTCGATCCGCACCGGCCGCCAGGAACGGGGCCGCGTCGAAATCCTCGACGGCCTCCCCGCCGGCAGCGAGGTCGTCGCCAACGCCGAGCAAGGCCGCACCGGACCGGTGACGCTTAAAGCGGTCAGCGGTCAGCTTTCAGCAATCAGCCAGAAAAGTGAGGAACGGAAGGCGTCCGCAGAGGAAGCCGCCGCTCCTACTAACAAACAGTCCACTCCTCCTGCTGGCTGA
- a CDS encoding efflux RND transporter permease subunit, protein MQWLARVCVERPVFALMLIAAVVVAGAAAYPQLGIDRFPNIDLPTIRVATNYPGAAAAEVESEVTQPLEDAVATVAGIDELRSLSNDGVSMLMITFRLDVNIGVASQDVRDAVNSVLNRLPPGIDPPVVQKQDLDASPIMTLAVFGQREPRELYVLADRSVKSIIESARGVGQVTIEGASDRAVQINLEADRLAAHRTSVMQVYDAISSQNAEIPAGRVDAGFRELSLRTLGRLPKTSEFNNLVVSTVGDVPLRISDLGEAVDLTKERRSLALFDGQPAVVLQVQRQSGENTVEVIDAVKKRLKQVRELLPPDVRVEVLQDQSRYIRAALNEIQHHLVIGSLMASVIVLLFMRSWRSTIIAAVAIPTSIIGAFAVMKGMDFTLNNVTMLALVLMVGVVIDDAIIVLENVFRVIEEQRLEPKRAAIVGTQEIGLAVLATTISLVIVFLPVSFLSSVTGRLLYEFGITSTVAVMISMLVSFSLTPMMCSRMLKRPKQEAPEDSDPVAPSPSRGGLGRGAEASSDSASNNPPSHIHASHEVASRRGFYRYIENSYMWCLRLSMRQRWFILLVSVVVIASNIPLFNLVQQDYIPTDVDEGEFEVRISAPEGTSITAMDQMISAVEPKVREVPGVVHVLSTVSGSSPRGTSQASMYVRLDDLETRTFSLGRLWHGLLEGNPNQAFEGNYNQRDKMREVRSIIAAYPDLRASVRNLTSFRQGAPVDLDFVVTGPDLQELADFTDRLRDRVAEMPGLVDADSTLRMDKPNLLAHIDRERAAALGVDVREIADTLRIAVGGDDRVSRFYDSQADDAYDVELRLRGVDRADPRDISQLYVRTANPRAAGNTNRTIPAAEPTLIPGLGYETGDQPLTRLDNVVSFEETFSPSRIDRLDRLRMAAVRANLAPGYALAEQARLVHKAAEDLGLPPGYSTRVVGGARELQTTLEEFIWTCALSFVCMYIVLAAQYEHLIHPLTILASLPIAIPFGLFSLWLGGESLNLYSALGILVLFGMVKKASILQVDHINQLRAAGLPRNEAILEGNRNRLRPILMTAIAFVAGMVPLLIATGPGAEERRSIAVLVVGGQALSLLLTLLAVPVIYSLLDDLSALFVRRATAPSPAPPPTTTPTATTTLTGQVAPA, encoded by the coding sequence ATGCAATGGCTCGCCCGAGTTTGCGTTGAGCGTCCCGTCTTCGCCCTCATGCTGATCGCAGCAGTGGTCGTCGCCGGCGCCGCTGCGTATCCGCAGCTCGGCATCGACCGCTTTCCGAACATCGACCTGCCGACGATTCGCGTCGCCACCAACTACCCCGGCGCCGCGGCGGCGGAAGTGGAGTCGGAAGTCACCCAGCCGCTCGAAGACGCGGTCGCCACCGTGGCCGGCATCGACGAACTACGTTCGCTCTCGAACGACGGCGTCTCGATGCTGATGATTACCTTCCGCCTCGACGTCAACATCGGCGTCGCCTCGCAAGACGTCCGCGACGCCGTGAACAGCGTCCTCAACCGACTTCCGCCCGGCATCGACCCGCCGGTGGTGCAGAAGCAAGATCTCGACGCCTCGCCGATCATGACGCTTGCCGTCTTCGGCCAGCGCGAGCCGCGCGAGCTCTACGTTCTCGCCGATCGCAGCGTCAAAAGCATCATCGAATCAGCCCGCGGCGTTGGGCAGGTGACGATCGAAGGCGCCTCGGATCGAGCGGTGCAGATCAATCTCGAAGCCGACCGCCTCGCCGCGCATCGCACGTCGGTGATGCAGGTCTATGACGCGATCTCCTCGCAAAACGCCGAGATTCCCGCCGGCCGAGTCGACGCCGGCTTCCGCGAGTTGAGCCTCCGCACCCTCGGCCGCTTGCCGAAGACGAGCGAGTTCAACAACCTCGTCGTATCGACCGTCGGCGACGTGCCGCTCCGGATCTCCGACCTCGGCGAAGCGGTCGACCTCACCAAAGAACGCCGCTCGCTCGCGCTGTTCGATGGCCAACCCGCCGTCGTGCTGCAAGTGCAGCGGCAATCGGGCGAGAACACGGTCGAGGTGATCGACGCCGTGAAAAAGCGGCTCAAGCAAGTCCGCGAGCTGCTTCCCCCGGACGTGCGAGTCGAAGTTCTGCAGGATCAGTCTCGCTACATCCGCGCCGCCCTCAACGAAATCCAGCACCATCTCGTCATCGGCAGCCTCATGGCGAGCGTCATCGTGCTGCTCTTCATGCGATCGTGGCGGTCGACCATCATCGCCGCCGTCGCGATTCCGACTTCGATTATCGGCGCCTTCGCCGTGATGAAGGGGATGGACTTCACGCTCAACAATGTCACGATGCTCGCGCTGGTGCTGATGGTTGGCGTCGTCATCGACGATGCGATCATCGTCCTTGAAAACGTCTTCCGCGTCATCGAAGAACAGCGGCTTGAACCGAAACGGGCCGCAATCGTCGGCACGCAGGAAATCGGCCTCGCGGTCCTCGCCACGACGATCTCGCTGGTGATCGTCTTCCTGCCGGTGTCGTTCCTTTCGAGCGTCACCGGCCGGCTGCTCTACGAATTCGGCATCACCTCGACTGTCGCGGTGATGATCTCGATGCTCGTGAGCTTCTCGCTCACGCCCATGATGTGTAGCCGGATGCTGAAGCGTCCGAAGCAGGAAGCACCGGAGGATTCAGATCCTGTGGCTCCCTCCCCCTCGAGGGGAGGACTGGGGAGGGGAGCGGAAGCGTCGAGCGACTCCGCCTCAAACAACCCCCCTTCGCACATTCACGCCAGCCACGAAGTCGCCTCCCGCCGCGGCTTCTACCGCTACATCGAAAACTCCTACATGTGGTGCCTCCGCCTCTCGATGCGGCAGCGCTGGTTCATCCTCCTCGTCTCGGTCGTCGTCATCGCCTCGAACATCCCGCTGTTCAACCTCGTCCAACAAGACTACATCCCGACCGACGTCGACGAGGGCGAGTTCGAAGTCCGCATCTCCGCGCCCGAGGGAACCAGCATCACGGCGATGGACCAAATGATCTCCGCGGTCGAGCCGAAAGTCCGTGAAGTCCCCGGCGTGGTGCACGTTCTCTCGACCGTCTCCGGCAGTTCGCCCCGCGGCACGAGCCAGGCGAGCATGTACGTCCGACTCGACGACCTCGAAACGCGCACCTTCTCGCTCGGCAGGCTTTGGCACGGCCTGCTGGAAGGCAACCCCAACCAGGCGTTCGAGGGCAATTACAACCAACGCGACAAGATGCGCGAAGTCCGCTCGATTATCGCCGCGTATCCCGACCTGCGGGCGTCAGTTCGCAACCTCACCTCGTTCCGGCAAGGGGCCCCGGTCGATCTCGACTTCGTCGTCACTGGCCCCGACCTGCAAGAACTCGCCGACTTCACCGACCGCCTCCGCGATCGCGTCGCCGAGATGCCGGGGCTCGTCGACGCCGACAGCACGCTGCGGATGGACAAGCCGAACTTGCTCGCCCACATCGATCGCGAACGGGCCGCCGCGCTCGGCGTCGACGTCCGCGAAATTGCCGACACGCTGCGGATCGCCGTCGGCGGCGACGATCGCGTCTCCCGCTTCTACGATTCGCAAGCCGACGACGCTTACGACGTTGAGCTTCGCCTCCGCGGCGTCGATCGCGCGGATCCCCGCGACATTTCGCAGCTCTACGTTCGCACGGCCAATCCCCGCGCCGCCGGCAACACTAACCGCACGATTCCGGCCGCCGAGCCGACGCTCATTCCCGGGCTCGGTTACGAAACCGGCGACCAGCCGCTCACGCGACTCGACAACGTCGTGTCGTTCGAAGAGACCTTCAGCCCGTCGCGCATCGACCGGCTCGATCGCCTCCGCATGGCCGCGGTGCGGGCGAACCTCGCCCCTGGCTACGCCCTTGCCGAGCAAGCGCGACTCGTGCATAAGGCCGCCGAGGATCTCGGCCTGCCGCCCGGTTACTCCACCCGCGTCGTCGGCGGCGCCCGCGAACTGCAAACGACGCTCGAAGAGTTTATCTGGACCTGTGCGTTGTCGTTCGTCTGCATGTATATCGTGCTCGCCGCCCAGTACGAGCATCTCATCCACCCGCTGACGATCCTCGCCTCGCTGCCGATCGCGATTCCCTTCGGCCTGTTCAGCCTGTGGCTTGGCGGCGAATCGCTCAACCTCTACTCCGCCCTCGGCATCCTTGTGCTGTTCGGCATGGTGAAGAAAGCTTCGATCTTGCAGGTCGACCACATCAACCAGCTCCGCGCCGCCGGTCTGCCGCGCAACGAAGCGATCCTCGAAGGGAACCGCAACCGCCTGCGGCCGATCCTGATGACGGCGATCGCGTTCGTCGCCGGCATGGTGCCGCTGCTGATCGCCACCGGCCCGGGCGCCGAGGAACGCCGGTCGATCGCCGTGCTCGTCGTCGGCGGTCAGGCCCTCTCCCTGCTACTGACGCTGTTGGCCGTGCCGGTTATTTACTCACTGCTCGACGACCTGAGCGCCCTGTTCGTCCGCCGCGCCACCGCCCCCTCCCCTGCACCGCCGCCGACAACGACGCCCACGGCAACGACAACGCTTACCGGCCAAGTCGCTCCCGCTTAG
- a CDS encoding 3-keto-disaccharide hydrolase gives MKFALASVALLLGLAFTPFAQAAEAPKPDKDGWYQLFNGKNLDGWKVTEDNPDTFKVVDGEIVAHGEAAHIFYEGPVENHNFKNFEYECEVLTKPKANSGMYFHTKYQPTGWPSTGIETQVNNTHGDPKKTGSLYNIKNVMDKSPAKDDEWFTQNITVKDNHVTVKVNGEVVNEWDQPADFKREDGWQDAKIGSGTFALQGHDPGSETHYRSVKVKPLK, from the coding sequence ATGAAATTCGCCCTCGCTTCCGTCGCCCTACTGCTGGGCCTCGCGTTCACGCCCTTCGCTCAAGCCGCCGAAGCCCCCAAACCAGACAAAGATGGCTGGTACCAACTCTTCAACGGCAAGAATCTCGACGGCTGGAAGGTCACGGAAGACAACCCCGACACCTTCAAAGTCGTCGACGGCGAAATCGTCGCCCACGGCGAAGCGGCCCACATCTTCTACGAGGGCCCGGTTGAAAACCACAACTTCAAGAACTTCGAATATGAGTGCGAAGTTCTCACCAAGCCGAAGGCCAACTCGGGCATGTACTTCCACACGAAGTACCAACCGACTGGCTGGCCCAGCACTGGCATCGAAACCCAGGTGAACAACACCCACGGCGACCCGAAGAAGACCGGCAGCCTCTACAACATCAAGAACGTCATGGACAAGTCGCCCGCCAAGGACGATGAATGGTTCACGCAGAACATCACCGTGAAAGACAACCACGTCACCGTGAAGGTCAACGGCGAAGTGGTCAACGAGTGGGATCAACCCGCCGACTTCAAGCGCGAAGACGGCTGGCAAGACGCGAAGATCGGCTCGGGCACCTTCGCCCTGCAAGGCCACGACCCCGGCAGCGAGACGCACTACCGCTCGGTGAAGGTGAAGCCGCTGAAGTAA
- a CDS encoding biliverdin-producing heme oxygenase → MHLLPLRTRLKDSTHDAHTALERELDLLNPALRLPDYCDLLARFYAYYLPLEASLQRTADRQLMAGRWKCTALADDLRSLGMSSTELRSIAPAATPPLRSVADAVGALYVVEGSTLGGMILARHFFARFGLTSRCGLAFFTCYGERTGEMWQRYLASLAAYDNPRDADRVVAAAVSTFESLAAWLPLPAEPLGAATHNINESERLAAR, encoded by the coding sequence ATGCACCTCCTGCCGCTTCGCACCCGTCTCAAAGACTCAACTCACGACGCCCATACGGCGCTCGAACGCGAACTCGATCTGCTGAACCCGGCGCTTCGCCTACCCGACTACTGCGATCTACTCGCCCGGTTCTACGCCTACTACCTGCCGCTCGAAGCCTCCTTGCAGCGGACGGCCGACCGACAGTTGATGGCTGGACGGTGGAAGTGCACGGCGCTCGCCGACGACCTGCGCTCACTCGGCATGAGCTCGACCGAACTCCGGTCGATCGCGCCAGCCGCCACCCCGCCCCTCCGCAGCGTCGCCGACGCCGTCGGCGCCTTGTACGTCGTCGAAGGTTCAACGCTCGGCGGAATGATCCTCGCGCGGCACTTCTTCGCCCGCTTCGGCCTCACCAGTCGCTGCGGCCTCGCGTTCTTCACCTGCTACGGCGAGCGCACCGGCGAAATGTGGCAGCGCTATTTGGCGAGCCTCGCCGCGTACGACAACCCGCGCGACGCCGACCGCGTCGTCGCTGCTGCGGTCAGCACGTTCGAATCGCTCGCAGCCTGGCTACCGCTGCCCGCCGAACCGCTCGGCGCTGCGACTCACAACATCAACGAAAGTGAACGTTTGGCGGCACGATGA
- a CDS encoding ATP-binding protein, producing the protein MTETIDLTTCDREPIHIPGAIQPHGVLVALDGERLTITHVSANAAQLIGAAPEELFGRTLDALLIENEQGEAARWHRDLAQLKEGRPAYQSTWELRHAEEPWDAITHRYGDKLFIELERSPETSGQRANALYHNLQDALVRIERATSVKEMAALACEKVSRLCGFDRVMMYRFDREWNGEVIAEERRADLEPFLGLHYPASDIPKQARELYTKNWLRFIADRDYVASPILAAHATAPPLDLSYSVLRSVSPIHLQYLRNMGVYASMSISILRQGKLWGLIACHHYSPKFIPYDLRKASELLGHFMSLQIAAVDEQETRELRKRQLTCCDKVMTNLSRDEDFAKGALFSEPTLIDCIDSGGAAIVSDGIVSRIGHTPSEDEIRQIAAWLLERGEDVTAIDNLSSQFGGGYLAAVAAGVLAVNIGRNRAHQLLWFRPEHVRTVNWAGDPRKTALSQETPDRLSPRGSFALWRETVKGTCEPWTNDEIATADNLRQRMVALLVRRAEMLAMAHADLRLATVEREKALDSERIARHELERLNRVKDEFVATLSHELRTPLNAILGWSQLLKMTGTELSAEFQEGLDVIERNAKAQATMLEDLLEISRIIGGRLRLDLQDVNLATIVEEAVQSSAVTAQAKGVRLEKMIAPLFGVKATGDPNRLRQVAWNLLSNAIKFTPKGGKVQVVLQRVDSHVELTVTDSGIGIKPDLLPYIFDRYRQADASISRSYGGLGLGLAIVRNLVELHGGVVSADSPGEGRGSTFIVSLPIRSVLQEQAADGESHDLHDSHLHEPTFSLAGLSVLILDDEADSRALVARVLESCGARVTAVESPEQALELQAMATFDLIVSDIGMPGMDGFTFIRQWRAREATLQQKKTPAIALTAYARADDRRRALVSGFTSHLPKPVEAGELITLAASLTDRIA; encoded by the coding sequence ATGACCGAGACCATCGACCTCACCACCTGCGACCGCGAGCCGATCCACATCCCCGGCGCGATCCAGCCCCATGGCGTGCTGGTCGCGCTCGATGGCGAGCGGCTCACGATCACGCACGTCAGCGCGAACGCGGCCCAACTTATTGGCGCCGCGCCGGAGGAACTCTTCGGCCGCACGCTCGACGCGCTCCTCATCGAGAACGAGCAAGGCGAAGCCGCCCGCTGGCATCGCGACCTCGCCCAATTGAAGGAAGGCCGCCCCGCCTACCAATCGACGTGGGAACTCCGCCACGCCGAGGAACCGTGGGACGCGATCACCCATCGCTACGGCGACAAACTTTTTATCGAGCTCGAACGCTCGCCCGAAACCTCCGGCCAGCGTGCGAACGCTCTCTACCACAACCTACAAGACGCCCTCGTCCGCATCGAACGCGCCACCTCGGTGAAAGAGATGGCCGCGCTTGCCTGCGAAAAGGTGAGCCGCCTTTGCGGTTTCGACCGCGTGATGATGTACCGCTTCGACCGCGAGTGGAACGGCGAAGTCATCGCCGAAGAACGCCGCGCGGACCTCGAACCGTTTCTCGGCCTCCATTACCCCGCTTCCGACATTCCGAAGCAGGCCCGCGAGCTCTACACGAAGAACTGGCTCCGCTTCATCGCCGATCGCGATTACGTTGCGTCGCCAATTCTCGCCGCCCATGCGACCGCCCCGCCGCTTGATCTCAGCTACTCCGTCCTCCGCAGCGTTTCGCCGATCCATCTGCAGTACCTGCGGAACATGGGCGTCTACGCCTCGATGTCGATCTCGATCCTGCGGCAAGGCAAGCTGTGGGGCCTGATCGCTTGCCACCACTACTCGCCGAAATTTATTCCGTACGATCTGCGGAAGGCGAGCGAACTGCTCGGCCACTTCATGTCGCTGCAAATCGCCGCGGTCGACGAGCAAGAGACGCGCGAGCTCCGCAAGCGTCAGCTCACGTGCTGCGACAAGGTGATGACCAACCTCAGTCGCGACGAAGACTTCGCCAAGGGCGCCCTCTTCTCAGAACCGACGCTCATCGACTGCATCGATTCCGGCGGCGCCGCGATCGTTTCCGACGGTATTGTCTCTCGCATCGGTCACACGCCCAGCGAAGACGAAATCCGCCAAATCGCCGCGTGGCTGCTGGAGCGAGGCGAAGACGTCACCGCGATCGATAACCTCAGCAGTCAGTTCGGCGGCGGTTACCTCGCCGCCGTCGCCGCCGGCGTCCTGGCGGTGAACATCGGCCGCAACCGCGCGCACCAGCTCCTCTGGTTCCGCCCCGAACACGTCCGCACCGTCAACTGGGCCGGCGATCCTCGCAAAACGGCCCTCTCACAAGAGACGCCCGATCGCCTCTCGCCCCGCGGCTCGTTCGCCCTTTGGCGCGAAACCGTCAAAGGGACCTGCGAGCCCTGGACCAACGACGAAATCGCCACCGCCGACAACCTCCGCCAACGAATGGTCGCGCTGCTCGTCCGCCGCGCCGAAATGCTCGCGATGGCTCACGCCGACCTCCGCCTCGCCACCGTCGAGCGCGAGAAGGCGCTCGACAGCGAACGGATCGCTCGCCACGAACTCGAGCGTCTCAACCGCGTGAAAGACGAGTTCGTCGCCACGCTGTCGCACGAGCTCCGCACGCCGCTCAACGCCATCCTCGGCTGGTCGCAGCTACTGAAAATGACGGGCACGGAGCTCAGCGCCGAATTCCAGGAGGGCCTCGACGTCATCGAGCGCAACGCCAAAGCCCAGGCGACGATGCTCGAAGACCTGCTCGAGATCAGCCGCATCATCGGCGGCCGCCTGCGGCTCGACCTGCAAGACGTCAACCTGGCGACGATCGTCGAAGAAGCGGTCCAGTCGTCCGCCGTCACCGCGCAAGCGAAGGGGGTGCGGCTCGAAAAAATGATCGCCCCCCTCTTCGGCGTCAAAGCAACCGGCGATCCAAACCGTCTCCGCCAGGTTGCGTGGAATCTGCTTTCCAACGCGATCAAGTTCACCCCCAAAGGGGGCAAAGTGCAGGTCGTCCTGCAGCGAGTCGACTCGCACGTCGAGCTCACCGTCACCGACTCGGGCATCGGCATCAAGCCCGACCTGCTGCCGTACATCTTCGATCGCTACCGCCAAGCCGACGCGTCGATCAGCCGTTCGTACGGCGGCCTCGGCCTCGGCCTCGCGATCGTCCGCAACCTCGTCGAACTCCATGGCGGCGTCGTCTCGGCCGACAGCCCCGGCGAAGGCCGCGGCTCGACCTTCATCGTCAGCCTGCCGATTCGTTCCGTCTTGCAGGAGCAAGCGGCCGACGGCGAATCGCACGATCTCCACGACTCGCATCTCCACGAACCAACCTTTAGCCTCGCCGGCTTAAGCGTTCTGATTCTCGACGACGAAGCCGACTCCCGCGCCCTCGTCGCCCGCGTCCTCGAATCGTGCGGCGCCCGCGTCACCGCGGTCGAATCGCCCGAGCAAGCTCTCGAGTTGCAAGCAATGGCGACATTCGACCTGATCGTCTCCGACATCGGCATGCCTGGCATGGACGGCTTCACGTTCATCCGCCAGTGGCGCGCCCGAGAGGCGACGCTGCAACAAAAGAAAACGCCGGCGATCGCGCTCACCGCCTACGCCCGCGCCGACGACCGTCGCCGTGCGCTCGTCTCCGGCTTCACGTCGCATCTGCCGAAGCCAGTTGAAGCGGGCGAACTCATCACCCTCGCCGCGAGCCTCACCGACCGCATCGCCTAG
- a CDS encoding 3-keto-disaccharide hydrolase, whose product MTSFSASRVAVWALAVGLMVAGGEMGRADESKPTVAKGETRSLFNGKDLSGWHADVPELDKNPQGKSPFIVRDGNLVSLGTPGGHLITDDEFSNYRLVAEYRFVNKPGNCGVLVHASKPRVLYGMFPQSLEVQMQSGEAGDFWCIHEDIEVPEMAKRRAGDPANWGATEGKERRVLNLTEKSEKPLGEWNQMVIECVGDEIKVWVNGELVNHGSKCTAEKGQIAVQAEGTEVEFRKLELTPIEALTD is encoded by the coding sequence ATGACATCTTTCTCGGCGTCGCGCGTGGCGGTGTGGGCGTTGGCTGTAGGGCTGATGGTGGCTGGCGGTGAAATGGGGCGCGCCGACGAATCCAAGCCGACCGTGGCGAAGGGCGAGACGCGCAGCTTGTTCAACGGCAAGGATCTCAGCGGCTGGCACGCCGATGTGCCGGAGCTGGATAAGAACCCGCAGGGGAAGTCGCCGTTCATTGTGCGCGACGGCAACCTCGTGAGCCTCGGAACGCCGGGCGGGCATCTCATCACCGACGACGAGTTCAGCAACTATCGGCTGGTGGCCGAGTACCGGTTCGTCAACAAGCCAGGCAACTGCGGCGTGCTAGTCCACGCGTCGAAGCCGCGAGTGCTGTACGGCATGTTCCCGCAGTCGCTTGAGGTGCAAATGCAAAGCGGCGAGGCAGGGGACTTCTGGTGCATTCACGAGGACATCGAAGTGCCGGAGATGGCGAAGCGTCGCGCGGGTGATCCCGCCAACTGGGGCGCGACCGAGGGGAAGGAGCGACGGGTTCTCAACCTGACTGAGAAATCGGAAAAGCCGCTGGGCGAGTGGAATCAGATGGTGATCGAGTGCGTCGGCGACGAGATCAAGGTGTGGGTGAACGGCGAGTTGGTGAACCATGGTTCGAAGTGCACGGCGGAGAAGGGGCAGATTGCGGTGCAGGCGGAGGGGACGGAGGTGGAGTTCCGGAAGCTGGAGCTGACGCCGATTGAGGCGTTGACTGATTGA
- a CDS encoding CAP domain-containing protein — MLFASPLTKQLCASAVVAALASISLAPLRADEPTAAQPAAEAPAKETAQAAETKTEEKSVMKTAEKPADEAKKEAKPKSEKKSTVTVGGLEWRTDYNKAYQAAKRNKQMLLINLTSTSTNNVQTSVDNYFATNAAIQKKLDGVSRLRLPVDAEITVDGKAQRLLSFPAFAQLQGGAGFVLLDLKNEGAPHYGHAVNVLPYSSGKYYHWQNNHLSVILDLPSGTLTQRTMIWAVRTHPEAPQSTYGTLHPTLANGAASHSSYQASIGQQGHQNFGSRFNQLSGATGGPVSEVVAESWPGQNMIDSCIDCVQSWRGSSGHWRGVSGRHRAFGYDIRRGGNGIWYGTGIFAD, encoded by the coding sequence ATGTTGTTCGCTTCACCATTGACGAAGCAACTCTGCGCCTCGGCCGTCGTCGCCGCCCTCGCCTCGATCTCGCTCGCCCCGCTCCGCGCCGACGAGCCAACTGCGGCCCAACCTGCCGCCGAAGCTCCGGCGAAAGAAACTGCCCAAGCAGCGGAAACGAAGACTGAAGAGAAGTCGGTCATGAAGACTGCGGAGAAGCCCGCAGACGAAGCTAAGAAAGAAGCCAAGCCGAAATCCGAGAAGAAGTCGACCGTCACGGTCGGCGGACTCGAATGGCGCACCGACTACAACAAGGCCTACCAAGCCGCGAAGCGCAACAAGCAAATGCTGTTGATTAATCTCACCAGCACCTCGACGAACAACGTTCAAACGAGCGTCGACAACTACTTCGCGACGAACGCTGCGATCCAGAAAAAGCTCGACGGCGTCAGCCGCCTCCGCCTGCCGGTCGACGCCGAGATCACCGTCGACGGCAAAGCCCAACGGCTCCTCTCCTTCCCGGCCTTCGCCCAGCTGCAAGGCGGTGCGGGTTTCGTCCTGCTCGACCTGAAGAACGAGGGCGCCCCCCACTACGGCCACGCCGTCAATGTGCTCCCCTACTCCAGCGGCAAGTACTACCACTGGCAGAACAATCACCTCAGCGTGATTCTCGATCTGCCGTCCGGCACGCTCACGCAGCGGACGATGATTTGGGCCGTGAGGACCCACCCCGAGGCGCCGCAAAGCACCTACGGGACGCTTCATCCGACGCTCGCGAACGGCGCCGCCAGCCACTCGAGCTACCAGGCCAGCATCGGCCAGCAAGGGCACCAGAACTTCGGTTCGCGCTTCAACCAACTGAGCGGCGCCACCGGCGGCCCCGTCTCGGAAGTCGTCGCCGAAAGTTGGCCTGGCCAGAACATGATCGACTCGTGCATCGACTGCGTCCAAAGCTGGCGCGGTTCGTCGGGCCACTGGCGCGGCGTCTCGGGCCGTCACCGCGCGTTCGGCTACGACATCCGCCGCGGCGGCAACGGCATCTGGTACGGCACCGGCATCTTCGCCGACTGA